From one Nilaparvata lugens isolate BPH chromosome 2, ASM1435652v1, whole genome shotgun sequence genomic stretch:
- the LOC111046729 gene encoding LOW QUALITY PROTEIN: short-chain specific acyl-CoA dehydrogenase, mitochondrial-like (The sequence of the model RefSeq protein was modified relative to this genomic sequence to represent the inferred CDS: inserted 1 base in 1 codon), which yields MTLSFKRVTLQLLKRKLLLHETYPRCFENIISRGIASISTLSETHQMLHKTCRDFADNELKPNAAKFDTDQSYPKEQIKXMGALGLMAVEVPVNLGGTGLDNLAYAIATEEISRGCASAGVIMSVNNSLYTGPILKFGSQKQKEEYVIPFTTGERVGCFALSEPGNGSDAGAASTVAEKTGNNSYKLNGTKSWVTNGYESEAAVIFATTDKTKKHKGISAFIVPKPKPGLALGKKEDKLGIRGSSTCNLVLEDCEVPEENILGEPGFGFKIAMMTLDSGRIGIAAQALGIAQAALDCAMDYAGKRTAFGGPITKLQAIQMKIADMSVKLESARLLTWRAAYLKDLNQSYTKEAAMAKLCASETATFNAHQCIQMLGGMGYVKDMPAERHYRDARITEIYEGTSEIQRLVIAANVIKQYQ from the exons ATGACGTTGTCTTTCAAGAGAGTGACGCTCCAATTGCTCAAGCGCAAACTCCTTCTACATGAGACTTATCCaagatgttttgaaaatattatttctcgAGGTATAGCATCCATATCAACCCTATCAGAAACCCATCAGATGCTCCACAAAACCTGCCGAGATTTCGCCGACAACGAACTCAAACCCAACGCAGCCAAATTTGACACGGACCAGTCCTACCCAAAAGAGCAAATCA AGATGGGTGCACTGGGTCTGATGGCAGTGGAAGTCCCCGTGAATCTAGGAGGCACAGGGTTGGACAATCTGGCTTACGCCATTGCAACTGAAGAGATATCCAGAGGCTGTGCCTCCGCCGGTGTTATAATGAGTGTGAACAACTCACTATATACGGGCCCCATTTTGAAATTTGGTTCACAAAAACAGAAAGAAGAGTATGTGATCCCTTTCACGACGGGTGAGAGAGTAGGGTGTTTTGCGTTGAGTGAGCCGGGGAATGGAAGTGACGCTGGCGCTGCTAGTACTGTAGCGGAGAAAACGGGAAACAACAGTTACAAACTCAACGGAACCAAATCGTGGGTTACCAACGGTTACGAATCGGAAGCTGCTGTTATTTTCGCAACCACGGATAAAACTAAGAAACACAAAGGCATCAGTGCGTTCATCGTACCTAAACCTAAACCTGGTTTAGCGCTGGGTAAAAAGGAGGATAAACTGGGGATCAGAGGATCGTCCACTTGTAACCTGGTTTTAGAAGATTGTGAAGTTCCCGAGGAAAATATACTGGGAGAACCCGGTTTTGGGTTCAAGATCGCTATGATGACTCTTGATTCGGGAAGGATAGGCATAGCTGCTCAAGCACTTGGGATAGCTCAAGCTGCCCTTGACTGTGCAATGGATTACGCAGGGAAACGAACCGCCTTCGGAGGACCAATCACAAAGCTGCAAGCTATCCAGATGAAAATTGCAGACATGTCAGTGAAACTGGAAAGTGCAAGACTGTTAACCTGGCGAGCAGCGTATTTGAAAGATTTGAACCAATCCTACACGAAGGAGGCAGCTATGGCTAAACTGTGTGCTTCTGAGACGGCTACATTCAATGCACATCAATGCATTCAGATGCTGGGTGGTATGGGGTATGTCAAAGACATGCCGGCCGAGCGTCACTATCGGGATGCAAGGATTACTGAAATCTATGAAGGCACTTCGGAAATACAGCGGTTGGTGATTGCTGCTAATGTTATAAAACAATATCAATGA